The Streptomyces sp. NBC_01276 genome contains the following window.
CACGGCCGACCTGCGAGCCCTGTCCGGGATGATCGGCGACACCAAGGTGGTCGGCCTCGGCGAGGCCACCCACGGCTCCCACGAGTTCTTCACCATGAAAGAGCGGGTCTTTCGCCACCTCGTCGAAGAGAAGGGCTTCACCACCTTCGCCCTGGAACTGAGCTGGTCCGCGGGACTCCAGATCGACGACTACGTCCAGACCGGCAAGGGCGATGCCCGCGAGATCGCCGCACAGACGCTGGCCAACTCTCCCTGGGAACGCGAGGAATTCGTAAGTCTCATCGAGTGGATGCGCGACTACAACAGCAACCACCCCGACCGCCCCGTGCACTTCATGGGCGACGACATCGGCGCCCCCTCGTTGAATGACGCGTTTTTCGCACGAGTAACCGGCTACGTGGAGAAGAACCACCCCGAGGCGCTCCCGCGGCTGAACGAGCTCTACGCCGGCCTGCGGCCCATCGACGACGTTTTCGCCTACCTGGCCAAGCCGCTCGCGGAGCGGCAGCAGCTCGCCGCCAAGGCGCAACAGGGTCTGGAACTGGTCAGCAGCCAGAAGGGCTCCGGCACGGACGCCTTCGACTGGGCCGAGCAGAACGCCCGCTCGATCGCCCAGACCGCCAAGTTCCTCACCTTGAACCCCGCCGACCGGGAGTCCCTGAACAGCCATCAGCGGTTCCGCGACGAGGTGATGGCGCAAAACGTCGCATGGTGGCAGAAGCACACCGGCGACAAGATCCTGGTGTCGGCGCACAACAACCACGTCGGCTACGTCTCCGACAACCCCGAGCTGTACCCGAAGACGCAGGGGTCATTCCTGCGGGACACCATGGGAAGGAACTACCTGCCCATCGGCTTCACCTTCAACCAGGGCTCGTTCCTGTCGAAGGACGCCGCCCTCGGCGGCGACTGGAAGAAATTCACCGTGGGCGCCGCCGAGCCCGGCAGGAACGAGCACACCCTCGACCAGGTCCGCTACCAGGATTTCTACCTCGACGTCCGCAAGGCCCCCGCCGCCGCGCGCGCCTGGCTGAACGTCGCCCGGCCCACCCTCGACATCGGCACGCAGTTCCCGGAGGAGCCCCGCGACGTCGCGATCGCCAAGTCCTTCGATCTCCTCATCCACCTCCACGAAATCAGGGAGGCCGACAAGCTGAAGCCATGACGAACCGGCGGAGCCGCGCCCCGGTGTGTTACCTCGGGAGGTTGTGCTCCGGCTGGTGCAGGCCGCGGCCCGTGCCGTCCGCCGGGACCGACCAGATGTCGTCGGCGCGTCCCTCCCGTCCCGGGAGGGCATGTCCGACGGTCCGACGGTCCCGGCGTCCAGCCAGGCCGCTTGGCCGTCGACGGTGCGCGTTTCCGCGAGCCGGTGTTCGCTCATGTCCGCCAGGTCCAGCAGCCGGCCCGCCGCCATGACCGGTCCCACCGGGCCCCGCAACGCCGCCCGCACCTGCTCCGGGTCAGCGGACGCGGCCGTACATGTTCGGCTCGTAGTAGTCGAACGAGGAAATCCTGACGTTCTTCCCCGGGCGGGGGGCCTCCAGGTACTGGCCGCCGCCGAGGTATAGGGCAACGTGATGGATGCCGGAGGCCCGGCCGTTGTCCGACCAGAACACCAGGTCTCCCCGGCGGAGTTCGGACCGGGTGAGCGGGGAGGTCATCCGGTACTGGTCGTCCGCCACCCTGGGCAGGCTGATGCCGGCGCTTCGGTAGGCCGCCTGCATCAGCCCCGAGCAGTCCCAGGCGTGCGGCCCGTTGCCGCCCCAGACGTAGGGGTCACCGATGTGGTTCATCGCGAAGGCGACAGCCGCTTCGGTGCCGTGGCGGACGGGCGTCCCGGACCCGGAGGTGCCCGAGCCCGAGCCCGAGCCGCCCGTCGCGGCACCGCCGCCGCCGGTGTAGCGCTGGTACTTGTCCTTGTGGCTGGTCCACCACCAGGCTCCGCCGCGCTCGTACCAGTACACGCGGTCGGTGGGGTCCCAGCCCTGCCGACCCCTGAACACCGGCTCTGAGGTGCGCGGACCGCCGGAACCGGAGGCGGTCCGCCGGCTCTCAACGCCTTCCGGTTGACCCGTCTTGGCCAGGTACTTGTCGTAGTGCGAGGTCCAGCGCCACCAGCCGGTGGCGTCCTTGTACCAGTACTTCGATCCGTCCCAGCCTGCATGGGAGGGCGCGGGTTCGGCCGATGCGGTGCCCGCACCGGTACCGACGAGTACAGCTGCCCCGACCGCCGCCACGACGGCGCTGCGGACAGTACAGCGTCGGCGGACGGCGGGGCCGTCGAAGCCTCCGGGCGTCATGGGCGCACAGCCGACGCAGTCGCACTGCTCGGGTACCACGTCGGTGAATTCGGGTGTACGCAAGGGTGCTTTCCTTCCAGGGATGAACAGCACGGCGGCGGGTCAGCAACCGGTGTCGGCTGCGGTGCCACGGGCTGTGTAGAAGGCCACGGTCAAGTCCTTGACCAGGGCCTTTCGTTCGTAGTCGTCAAGGTCGACCAGTTGGCGGTCGGTCATTCGGCGGACGGTGTCGTCGACCGCGTCGAGGACGGAGGTGAGGACCGCGTCCCGGTGGCGGGCGTCGATCGCCGCGTTGCGCAGGCGCTGCATGGCCTCCGCCACCTCGGGGGCGTACTCCACGCGCAGGGGGCGGGCGATGCACACCTCGATTCCAACGGCCCGGCACTCGGCCGCCAGCAGCCGGGTGCACTCGTCCCCGAGCCTGTCGGCGTCGCGGAGGGTGGCCGGGGGTACTCGCGACCCGGCTCCGGACGGGCTGCCGCCGGCGCCGTCGAAGCAGTCCACCGGCATTCGGGAGAACACCCGCGCGACGCTGGACTCGACCTGCGCGCGCAGGATGGAGATGTGGTCGTCGACGGCGAGGGATGCCCGGGCGGTGTCCCGTACGCGCCAGACCACCAGCACCACGGTGCGGAGTGCGGTGCCCTCGGCATCGACGACGGCCAGGGGTTCGCTGCGCCAGTGGCGCAGCCGGACGTCGATCCGCTCGTGCCGGCGAAACGGAGAGGACCACAGCAGGCCCGTACGGCGGATCGTGCCGCGGTAGCGGCCGAAGAGGGTGATGACCCAGGCCTGACCGTCCCGCCCGCGGCGCAGTCCGGCCACCGCGAGGAGGGCGGCCAGGGCACAGCCCGCCACCACGGCGGTGGGCCAGGAACCCGGCTCCAGCCGGGTGGGGAGCCCATGGCTGCGGACCGTCCACGCGGCACCGGCCGCGGAGAGACACAGGATCAGCACGGCCCACCAGCCGGAGCAGACAAGGGCCCGGCTCTCGGTGAGGCCCGGGCCGAGGCGGGGTGGCAGGGCCCCGCTGCGGCCGGGCACCGGTGCCCCGGCGGGGACGGAGGCGCGATGTGCGCCCGGCGCGGGGCCGGGGGGCGCGACCGAGCGGCCCTGGGGCGGCCGGAGAACCTCCCAGCCGGGCATGCGGGCTGCCGCGGCCTTGCCGAGCCCGTCCCCGGCGACTGCAACGGATACCGAGGGCTGCTCGATGGTGTCGGGTTCGGGTTCCGAGAGGGCGGGCTCACGGTGCAGGCCCATGAGCGGACGGACCCGCGCGACGGGTATGGAACCGGCACGATCCGCGGATGCGCGCACCCGGTCCGGGCCCGGCCGCGCGGCTCCCCGGCCTCCTGACGTGGAACCACCGGGCAGGCGCTCACCGGTGTTGTTCGTCGACTGGGACAAGTCCACCCCAAACGGCAGAAGATGATCATCGATGGATCGATCTTCGTGGACCACGACGAGCCCTGCGCTTCGCGAAGGTCCTTACAGCCCGGGACTTTCGTACCTATCTCGCACGTATATCCCTGTCAGCCGCCGTTGCCGCCCGCGACGAGGGCGGCATGCCCCTGACGGGGAAGCCGACGCGCACCGGGCCGGGTCGGTACGTACGGCGGCCTGAACCGCGGCCGGATCGACACCGGCACTCGCTCAGTGCCCCGTGTACGTGAAGCCCGCCCAGAAGTACGGGTGTGCGTAGGGCCTCGTCCCCAGCCACAGCAACCGGGGGACGGTCCCCGAAGGACCGGGGCCCACCGCGTCCGGGAAACGCTCCTGAAGCTCCTGGTTCGTGCTGTCCCTCAGCCACAACTGCGCCCGGCGCAGTGCTTCCGATGGCTCCGTGTCCTCCTCCCAGCACCCGTAGAAGGCCGCCATGAGCAGATTGGTCGCCTCGTCCGGGACCTGCCACTGGGACGCGATGACACCGGCGGCGCCGATGACCAGGAACGCCGAGGACAGATTGACCGACTCGTACGACGAATTGATCCCGGATACGTTGGTGGAACAGGCCGAGAGCACGGACAGTCTGGCGTCGATCCGGGTGTCCATGAGGGTGCCGATCCTGAGGCGTTCCCCGCCGGACAGGCGCAGTGAGCTGTCCAGGGGGCGGAGGAGGGACACGTCTCCGTGGCAGGCGAAGTGGAGTACGTCGCACGAGGGCAGGTGCTCCAGCGCGCCGGCCACGGTGGCCTCGCCGCCCCGGAGACGGATGTGGTCGGGGAAGCGCCGGAGCGCGGCGGTCATCTCGGCATCGGTGCGCAGCGACGCCGCGCCCGGTTCCGGATCGTCGACGGCGAGGAGTCGCGTGGGCAGCCGCGAGGCCGGGCCCCGCTGCCCGCGGGCGCGGTGGGCGGCCTGGGACAGTGTGCGGGCGTTGGGCGCGTAGGTGACGCGCATCAGGTCCAGCGCGTACGTGTCGTCCACCGCGGGCTGCAGGTTCGCGGACCCCCGCGCCGCGTGGAAGGGCAGGAACGACAGCGACCCCGCGGGGACGAGCGTGATGGCCCGGTGGCCGGCCATCGCCAGCAGCACCGGCCTCATCACGGCCGTCCAGAGGACGGCCGTGATGACGCTGATGGCGGGCAGGACGGCCGGTCCCTTCGCGCTGAGCAGATACGCCGCGAGGAGGTCGGCCTTGTCGCGTTCCAGGGGCAGTTCGACATGACCGGGGCGGTCCCCGCCCCGCTCGACGGTGAGGGCCAGCCCGCCCCAGGGCGTGGCGAGCACGTACACGAGGGGCTGTTCCTCGGCTGCGGCGTAGATGTCCTGCAGGCCCGGCGGTTTGAGGAAGTCGCCGAATCCGTCGACCTCGCGGATCTCGTCGATGAGGCTCTTCAGGTCCTCGTGCCGCCTTTTGAGCGGTTCCGCCCACTGCCCGGCCGCGCCGCCCGGGGCGCCGGGCCGGCGCACGCCCCTGTTCGAAGGATCGAGGAGCGTCTCGAGCTCCGCGATGGCATGGGTGTGGTCGTGGTAGCGGCGGACGAGATCGCCGCGTCCGGCGTCCTGGAGCCCGCCCAGGTCGGCCGGTTCGCGTTCCAGGGCATCGGACAGCATCGCCGCCAGTCCGCGCTCGACGATGACGGCGGCCGCCGCCGTGTCGCCGAGCTGCGCGTATGCGTACCCGCCCAGACAGCTGAGCCAGCCCAGCTCGGCGACGACGGCCTCCTTGTGGTCGCGCACCAACTGGGTGCGTACGGAGGTCTCGTGGTGGGCCAGCCCGAGCTCGGCCGCCTCGACCGCTTCGGCCCACGCACCGCGGTCACCGGCCCACCGGGCCCAGATCCGGGCCCCCCGTCGGAGGGGGAAGCCCTGTTCGACCGCTGTCGTGCAGGCCGCTCGCAGGGTCGCCGTCGCGCGGGCGGCGTCCTCCTCCGAGCCGTCCCGGGCGTGCCTGAGGGTCAGCGCCTCACCGAGGGCGGCCAGGTGCATGGGCAGCAGCGCGGAGGCCGCGCTCTCGTGGGACACGCACCGTTCGAGCAGGGGGATGGCTTCGTCGAGGACCCCCGGAGCGCGGGTCTGCTCGTACCGGCGCATCAGTACGGACGCCAGGTTGTGCAGGGGGCGTGTCCCGACCTGCGCCGTGGGTCGGCCGTCGACGGCGTCGCGCAGTGAGGTGATCGCCTCGTCGAGCATGGCCGGATCGGGTGCCAGGTCGTCGAGCCGGAGCTGTGCGGTCGCCAGATCGGCCGCGTGGCGCCACCGCAGGGCCGACTGAGGGTCGGTCGCCTCGTACAGCTCGCGGTGGAGGGAGACCGCTTCGCTGAGATCGCCGATGTCGTTGAGCCGGTGGCCCCGGTTCTCCAGGGCGATGGCGAGCTGCCTGACGAACTCGGGTTCGGCCCGTTCCCCGTATCCGGCCCTGAGGACGTCGATCGCCTGGTCGAAGTAGAAGAGTTCCCCCGTCGCGATCCCCAGGGTGTAGAGCGCGGTGCCGTACTGCTGGATGCGTTCGGGATCCGGAGGATTGCCGGTCGCCAGCGCCTGCAGGAGCGTTGCCGACCGGTGCAGAGCGTCCACGTCACCGGTCGCCTCGTAGAGGATGCCGAGGGTGAGCCCGTGGACCTGGGCCGCCAGGGCCGCGTCCTCCCCGTCGACCCCGGCGTCGAGTGTCGCCTCCAGGATCTGCACGGCCTTCTGCACGAGGGCGACCTGCCCGGTGTGCTCGAAAAGGCGGACGAGCAGGATGGCCGTGCGGCAGCGGCTCCTGGTCGTGGCGCTGTCGATCTCCATGAGCCTGCGGTCGATGAGCGCGTGTACACGGCGTGCGGGGAGGGCGTCGGCTCCCGCGGCGTAGCCGTCTTCCAGGAGCGTCTCGCACAGCCGGTACACGATGTGCTCATGGAGCTCGCTGCCGCCGGGGGCGAGCTCGGCGGCCTCGCCGAGCAGGGTGACGGCAGCCGCCGTGTCTCCGACGTTGCGCCGGTCCAGAAGCAGTCCGGAGAGTTTGTAGACGGCTGCCAGCCGGTGTGCCGGGCCGCAGTCGTCGGCCACTTCGCGGCTCAGTGCGATGGCCCGGTCGAGGGAGTTGCGCTCGCGGGTCAGGTCGTAATGGAGTTCGAGCACCCGGCTCACCCTGCCGCGGACCTGGGAGCGCTCGCCGCGGCCCAGTTGCCGCGCCGCGGCGAGGTGCCGGACCGAGGCTTCCGCGAGGGCGAGGGCACGCTCGAAATCCTCGGCCCTCGTCTCGACGCTCACGCCGGCGCGGTACGCGAGGGCCTCCGCCAGCAGGCTGTGGATCAGGGCCTGCCCGTCGGGGGCCGCGTCCCGTGCGAACTCGATGGCGTCCAGCAGCTTGACCGCCTCGTCGGCGTTCGCCAGGGAAACGCCGCCCGTACGGTACGTGAGCAGCGCGGCGGCGAGGTTGTGGGGCAGCAGACCCATGAACCGGGGCCGGCAGCGCCGCCACAGTTCGCGCATCTCCCCGATGATCCGCCGGCGGAGCTCGTGCGGGAGATCGAGTCCACCGATGTCCGTCGCCTCGCCGGCCAGCACCAGGGCCCGGGCCCTGAACTCCTCCGAGGAACGCCGCCATCGGGGATCATCCAGGAGTGCGGCGGCTGCCCGTGCGGCGCTCTCGGCGCGCGTACCGGCGGCACGGTGGCTTGCGATCGCATCCGTCAGGGCCAGGTACCGTACGGCGAGTCCGTCGTCCGCCATGCCCGCGACGCCGGACTTCTCGGCGAAGGCCGCGTCGATGCCGATCTCCACGCACCGTTCCACGAGCCGCTGATGCTGGCGCCATGCGTACGCGTCGCCGTCGTGCCCCTGCGCCTCGGCCGTCGCCGTGTTCCGGGCGAGGGCCTCCGCGATGACCCGCGTGTTCTCCGGGTGGGCCAGCAACAGGGCCCGCGCATCGGTCCACGTGTCCGTGTTGCACAGCTGCTGCGCGAGTGACTCGGCGAGCTGCCCGGGTTCGGGCGCTTCCGGGTGCGTCTCGTCGGACGGCCGGGTCGGTAGCACGCCACGGTCCAGATCGGCCAGACAGGCGCGGGCCGTGTCCGCCACCCGGGGCACGGGGGAGGTCAGGCAGATCTCCCAGTGGCGCCGCGCCTCCCGACGCCGCCCGAGGTTGGCCAGTGCCGAGCCGAGATCGAACCGTGCGCGCCAGGAATGCTCGGGGTGGCCCGTGGCGAGAGCCTCCTGGAGGGCGTGCTCGGCCTCTTCCAAGCGCCCGGCCGCGAGGAACAGTTCACCGATGTTGGTCAGGGCCCGCGCCTGCTGATCGGGATCGGGCATGGCCACGGCCGTACGGTAGGCGGCGAGCGCGTCGTCGTCCCTGCCGAGCTCGGCGAACATCAGACCGAGATTGACCGCCGAGTCGGCCAGGCCCTCGGCGATCGCGATCCGGAAGGCCGCTTCGGCGGATTCCGGCCTGCCGGCCCTCTTGAGCAGATTGCCCAGGTTGTTGGCGGCCCAGGTCCTGGCGGTGTGGGTCCCTTCCTCGATCGCCTGCCGGTACGCCCGTTCCGCTCCGTCCCGATCACCCCGTTCGGCGAGGAGCACGGCCAGGTTGAAGGCCGCCTGACCGCCCGCGGTACCCCCCTGGCGAGCCGCGAACGCCAGCAGCTCCACGGCCCGGTCCGGCTCGTCGTGCGCCACCACCATCGCGAGCGCCTGGGCGGCGAAGCCCGATTCCCGGGTGCCGGAGCCCACCGCGCGTTCCAGGGCCGAGACCGCCGCCGCGTCGTCACCCAGGGCCTGGTACGCGGACCCGAGGTAGATGTCGGCGACGGTCCGCTCCTCCGGGTCGCCCAGGGAGCGCGCGGTGTCGAGCACCCGGACCGCCTGCTCGACCTCACCCCGGTAGAGGTGGAGCAGGCCCATGTTGGTCCGCTGCCGTGCGGTCAGCGCATCCAGGGCGGCACCGGGTCCGAGCCCGCAGGCCAGCCGGACCGCCGCGGCCATGTCGTAGCGGTCGAGGAGCAAGGTGTGGCCGGCGACGAACGCGCCGACGTCGTACGGACCCTGTACCAGCATCTCCGCGAGTACGGCGGCGACGGCCGCGGGCTCGTACTGCACCGGCACGCGACGGCTGGGAGCGTTCAAGGTTCCCCCCCCCCGGTGGACGACCCCGCATACGACGTCGTCATTGTCCCTCAACTCCACTTGTCCGAAACGGGATTGTGGTAGAAATGTCCGGGGGTGGGTGAGCGTGGGTGAAGAACTCCTGATGACCGCCAGGACAGTCCGCGGATACCTCAAGGAACTCCTCGGGGCCGACGAAGCCGTCCGGATGGACCAGCTCCTCGACTCGCTGCTGGTCCGCGCCGCGCGGGGCGAAGACGTCGACGAGGAGCTCGCGACCGCCTTCTCGGCCGACGCGACACTGCGCGCCTTCGCGTCGGCCGTTCTCGCCGATCCGGAACACCGACCGCCCCGCGTCCGGGAGGTGCGGCTCTCCGGCGACGGCGAGATCGTCGACGTCGACCGGTTCCACTGCCCCGGGGGCGACCTCGTCTGGTACCGCTTCGACGTCGGGGAAGAGATCCCCGAATGCCCCAGGCACGGTGGGCGGCTGACGCGCTCGGAAGCCGGCCCCGCGTGATCGGCAAGTTCTGGGAGTCGGTCGGCGGCAAACTCGCCGACCGGTGGGCGTCCGCGGCCGGACCGGCCCTGGTGTTCTGGGCGGGCGGGCTGCTCGCCTGGCTGCTCGCCCACGGCGGCTGGCACCGGCTCTCCGACCTCGGCACCTGGCTCCAGCGCCAGTCCGCCGCGGGTCAGATCGCGACGCTCC
Protein-coding sequences here:
- a CDS encoding erythromycin esterase family protein yields the protein MRPISRRRLMAMVAIAAGAALTPVAVHAVTVNEVPAAGGKQNPVRVLEQAAHPLRATEPGGNTADLRALSGMIGDTKVVGLGEATHGSHEFFTMKERVFRHLVEEKGFTTFALELSWSAGLQIDDYVQTGKGDAREIAAQTLANSPWEREEFVSLIEWMRDYNSNHPDRPVHFMGDDIGAPSLNDAFFARVTGYVEKNHPEALPRLNELYAGLRPIDDVFAYLAKPLAERQQLAAKAQQGLELVSSQKGSGTDAFDWAEQNARSIAQTAKFLTLNPADRESLNSHQRFRDEVMAQNVAWWQKHTGDKILVSAHNNHVGYVSDNPELYPKTQGSFLRDTMGRNYLPIGFTFNQGSFLSKDAALGGDWKKFTVGAAEPGRNEHTLDQVRYQDFYLDVRKAPAAARAWLNVARPTLDIGTQFPEEPRDVAIAKSFDLLIHLHEIREADKLKP
- a CDS encoding C40 family peptidase, whose translation is MRTPEFTDVVPEQCDCVGCAPMTPGGFDGPAVRRRCTVRSAVVAAVGAAVLVGTGAGTASAEPAPSHAGWDGSKYWYKDATGWWRWTSHYDKYLAKTGQPEGVESRRTASGSGGPRTSEPVFRGRQGWDPTDRVYWYERGGAWWWTSHKDKYQRYTGGGGAATGGSGSGSGTSGSGTPVRHGTEAAVAFAMNHIGDPYVWGGNGPHAWDCSGLMQAAYRSAGISLPRVADDQYRMTSPLTRSELRRGDLVFWSDNGRASGIHHVALYLGGGQYLEAPRPGKNVRISSFDYYEPNMYGRVR
- a CDS encoding SPFH domain-containing protein; its protein translation is MGLHREPALSEPEPDTIEQPSVSVAVAGDGLGKAAAARMPGWEVLRPPQGRSVAPPGPAPGAHRASVPAGAPVPGRSGALPPRLGPGLTESRALVCSGWWAVLILCLSAAGAAWTVRSHGLPTRLEPGSWPTAVVAGCALAALLAVAGLRRGRDGQAWVITLFGRYRGTIRRTGLLWSSPFRRHERIDVRLRHWRSEPLAVVDAEGTALRTVVLVVWRVRDTARASLAVDDHISILRAQVESSVARVFSRMPVDCFDGAGGSPSGAGSRVPPATLRDADRLGDECTRLLAAECRAVGIEVCIARPLRVEYAPEVAEAMQRLRNAAIDARHRDAVLTSVLDAVDDTVRRMTDRQLVDLDDYERKALVKDLTVAFYTARGTAADTGC
- a CDS encoding CHAT domain-containing protein, with product MNAPSRRVPVQYEPAAVAAVLAEMLVQGPYDVGAFVAGHTLLLDRYDMAAAVRLACGLGPGAALDALTARQRTNMGLLHLYRGEVEQAVRVLDTARSLGDPEERTVADIYLGSAYQALGDDAAAVSALERAVGSGTRESGFAAQALAMVVAHDEPDRAVELLAFAARQGGTAGGQAAFNLAVLLAERGDRDGAERAYRQAIEEGTHTARTWAANNLGNLLKRAGRPESAEAAFRIAIAEGLADSAVNLGLMFAELGRDDDALAAYRTAVAMPDPDQQARALTNIGELFLAAGRLEEAEHALQEALATGHPEHSWRARFDLGSALANLGRRREARRHWEICLTSPVPRVADTARACLADLDRGVLPTRPSDETHPEAPEPGQLAESLAQQLCNTDTWTDARALLLAHPENTRVIAEALARNTATAEAQGHDGDAYAWRQHQRLVERCVEIGIDAAFAEKSGVAGMADDGLAVRYLALTDAIASHRAAGTRAESAARAAAALLDDPRWRRSSEEFRARALVLAGEATDIGGLDLPHELRRRIIGEMRELWRRCRPRFMGLLPHNLAAALLTYRTGGVSLANADEAVKLLDAIEFARDAAPDGQALIHSLLAEALAYRAGVSVETRAEDFERALALAEASVRHLAAARQLGRGERSQVRGRVSRVLELHYDLTRERNSLDRAIALSREVADDCGPAHRLAAVYKLSGLLLDRRNVGDTAAAVTLLGEAAELAPGGSELHEHIVYRLCETLLEDGYAAGADALPARRVHALIDRRLMEIDSATTRSRCRTAILLVRLFEHTGQVALVQKAVQILEATLDAGVDGEDAALAAQVHGLTLGILYEATGDVDALHRSATLLQALATGNPPDPERIQQYGTALYTLGIATGELFYFDQAIDVLRAGYGERAEPEFVRQLAIALENRGHRLNDIGDLSEAVSLHRELYEATDPQSALRWRHAADLATAQLRLDDLAPDPAMLDEAITSLRDAVDGRPTAQVGTRPLHNLASVLMRRYEQTRAPGVLDEAIPLLERCVSHESAASALLPMHLAALGEALTLRHARDGSEEDAARATATLRAACTTAVEQGFPLRRGARIWARWAGDRGAWAEAVEAAELGLAHHETSVRTQLVRDHKEAVVAELGWLSCLGGYAYAQLGDTAAAAVIVERGLAAMLSDALEREPADLGGLQDAGRGDLVRRYHDHTHAIAELETLLDPSNRGVRRPGAPGGAAGQWAEPLKRRHEDLKSLIDEIREVDGFGDFLKPPGLQDIYAAAEEQPLVYVLATPWGGLALTVERGGDRPGHVELPLERDKADLLAAYLLSAKGPAVLPAISVITAVLWTAVMRPVLLAMAGHRAITLVPAGSLSFLPFHAARGSANLQPAVDDTYALDLMRVTYAPNARTLSQAAHRARGQRGPASRLPTRLLAVDDPEPGAASLRTDAEMTAALRRFPDHIRLRGGEATVAGALEHLPSCDVLHFACHGDVSLLRPLDSSLRLSGGERLRIGTLMDTRIDARLSVLSACSTNVSGINSSYESVNLSSAFLVIGAAGVIASQWQVPDEATNLLMAAFYGCWEEDTEPSEALRRAQLWLRDSTNQELQERFPDAVGPGPSGTVPRLLWLGTRPYAHPYFWAGFTYTGH